The Paenibacillus sp. YPG26 genome includes a window with the following:
- a CDS encoding GNAT family N-acetyltransferase: MSRRMIREIKLTDYHDIYELNQIFNPNLAAFSKEKVKEKIENITNNTKDIILVCEENGEVIGYIHGSPYELLFAEPLVNVLGFVVRENNRNQGIGGMLMERLEQWARDCGSSGIKLLSHPSRVQAHRFYERRGFIFTKDQKNFVKYFK; encoded by the coding sequence ATGTCACGCAGAATGATCAGGGAGATCAAACTAACCGATTATCATGATATTTATGAACTGAACCAGATCTTTAACCCGAATCTAGCTGCTTTTTCCAAAGAGAAAGTTAAGGAGAAGATTGAGAATATTACGAACAATACCAAAGATATAATCCTTGTATGTGAAGAGAATGGCGAAGTGATTGGCTATATTCACGGAAGTCCGTATGAATTGCTGTTCGCGGAACCCTTGGTGAATGTCCTTGGATTCGTGGTTAGAGAGAACAATCGCAATCAGGGGATAGGCGGTATGCTGATGGAGCGTCTTGAACAATGGGCGCGGGACTGTGGCTCTTCTGGGATCAAGCTGTTATCCCACCCCAGCCGGGTTCAGGCTCACAGGTTCTATGAGCGCCGGGGGTTCATATTTACCAAAGACCAGAAAAACTTCGTCAAATATTTCAAGTAA
- the hisF gene encoding imidazole glycerol phosphate synthase subunit HisF, with amino-acid sequence MLTKRIIPCLDVKDGRVVKGVNFVNLRDAGDPVELAALYDREGADELVFLDISASNEGRATMIEVVRQTAGEISIPFTVGGGISHVDDMKRILRAGADKIGINTAAIVNPALISEGARRFGSQCIVVAVDAKYNEAWGEWEVYTHGGRKSTGIRALEWVKVAELRGAGEILLTSMDADGTKDGFDLPLTQAVSSLIGIPVIASGGAGNKEHFYDVFTEGKADAALAATIFHYKEIAVQDLKTDLKVRGVEIR; translated from the coding sequence ATGCTTACTAAGCGGATTATACCTTGTCTGGATGTGAAGGACGGACGGGTAGTGAAGGGCGTTAATTTTGTGAACCTCCGGGATGCTGGAGATCCGGTAGAGCTCGCGGCGCTGTATGACCGGGAAGGTGCCGATGAGCTTGTGTTCCTGGACATCTCCGCTTCGAATGAAGGCCGGGCCACGATGATTGAAGTCGTTCGGCAGACTGCGGGCGAGATCTCGATCCCATTCACTGTGGGCGGCGGGATCTCCCATGTCGATGATATGAAGCGTATTCTTCGTGCGGGCGCGGACAAGATTGGCATTAACACGGCGGCAATCGTGAATCCGGCTCTGATCTCGGAGGGAGCGCGCCGCTTCGGTTCCCAGTGTATTGTTGTGGCTGTAGACGCCAAGTACAATGAGGCTTGGGGAGAATGGGAAGTGTACACGCACGGCGGGCGCAAGTCAACGGGTATCCGCGCACTGGAATGGGTGAAGGTTGCTGAGCTGCGCGGTGCAGGTGAAATTCTGCTGACCAGTATGGATGCGGACGGAACAAAGGACGGATTCGATCTGCCCCTCACCCAGGCGGTAAGCAGCCTGATCGGGATTCCGGTGATTGCCTCAGGCGGAGCCGGGAACAAAGAGCATTTCTATGATGTATTTACTGAAGGCAAGGCGGATGCTGCGCTTGCGGCTACGATTTTTCATTATAAGGAAATTGCTGTTCAGGATTTGAAGACAGATTTGAAAGTTAGAGGGGTGGAGATACGATGA
- the hisJ gene encoding histidinol-phosphatase HisJ, whose product MLIDYHTHHVRCGHAVGELEEYVQRGIEIGLSQLGLSDHMPLLHVNPAEYYPEMAMAMEELPRYVEECFLLKEKYRGQIEVRVGLEGDYIEGWEADIEQIVNAYPWDYVIGSVHFLGEWDISDFRQTHNWDGKDILSVYRQYYDAVQKAARTGFYDIMGHLDVIKRFGYKPAPELENEVIQLENAALEAVREAGVAMELNASGLAKACAEMFPSRRMLERAYAAGIPLTVGSDAHDPKKLSENLDQARRTLYEVGFRELATFEGRRRTMIPLEI is encoded by the coding sequence GTGCTGATTGATTATCATACCCATCATGTCCGCTGCGGACATGCCGTGGGCGAGCTAGAGGAATATGTGCAGCGGGGCATAGAGATCGGCTTGTCCCAGCTCGGGCTCTCCGACCATATGCCGCTTCTGCATGTGAACCCTGCCGAGTATTACCCTGAGATGGCCATGGCTATGGAGGAGCTTCCCCGCTATGTGGAGGAATGCTTCCTGCTCAAGGAGAAGTACCGGGGGCAGATTGAGGTGCGTGTTGGCCTGGAAGGCGACTATATCGAAGGTTGGGAAGCCGACATTGAGCAGATTGTGAATGCTTACCCATGGGATTATGTGATCGGATCGGTTCATTTTCTCGGGGAATGGGACATCTCAGACTTCCGTCAGACACATAACTGGGATGGCAAGGACATCTTGTCCGTGTACAGACAGTATTATGATGCTGTACAGAAGGCCGCCCGAACCGGGTTCTACGATATTATGGGGCATCTTGATGTGATCAAGCGGTTCGGATACAAGCCGGCACCTGAGCTGGAGAATGAAGTGATTCAGCTGGAGAATGCGGCACTGGAAGCTGTTCGTGAAGCAGGCGTGGCCATGGAGCTTAATGCTTCAGGGCTGGCTAAAGCCTGTGCCGAGATGTTCCCCAGCCGACGCATGCTTGAACGCGCCTATGCAGCGGGAATTCCGCTGACTGTGGGCTCGGATGCCCATGATCCGAAGAAGCTGAGCGAGAATCTGGATCAAGCCCGCAGGACGCTGTATGAAGTTGGATTCCGTGAGCTGGCGACCTTTGAAGGCCGCCGCAGAACGATGATTCCGCTGGAGATATAA
- a CDS encoding ABC transporter ATP-binding protein: MNVLDIRGLTKKFGNFIAVDNISLSIREGEIFGFLGANGAGKSTTINMIASLLRPSSGEILILDRDIAKQSRFAKMNLGIVPQDLAIYEDMTSYENVSFFAGLYGLRGTELKDRTEEALHFVGLADKARNYPKDFSGGMKRRLNIACALAHKPKLIIMDEPTVGIDPQSRNYILNSVRKLNEDGCTIIYTSHYMEEVEEICSRIAIVDHGKIIAEGTKEQLTATITDMKDIRIEVKSLGDVPADQLRLIPGVRTVRLDEHEPVIRIHSDAAVDNLNRILKELIASGAEIRSVEEQEPNLETVFLTLTGRNLRD; encoded by the coding sequence ATGAACGTACTTGATATTCGCGGACTTACCAAGAAATTTGGCAATTTCATCGCGGTGGACAATATTTCCCTTAGCATCAGGGAAGGGGAGATCTTTGGCTTTCTCGGTGCCAATGGAGCCGGGAAAAGCACGACCATCAACATGATCGCCTCGCTGCTGCGTCCTTCAAGCGGAGAGATCCTCATTCTGGACCGGGACATTGCGAAGCAAAGCCGGTTCGCCAAGATGAATCTGGGAATTGTCCCGCAGGATCTGGCGATCTATGAGGATATGACTTCTTATGAGAATGTAAGTTTTTTTGCCGGGCTATATGGACTGAGGGGTACTGAGCTAAAGGACAGAACGGAAGAAGCGCTTCACTTTGTGGGCCTTGCCGATAAGGCCAGGAATTACCCGAAGGATTTCTCGGGAGGGATGAAGCGCCGCCTGAATATTGCCTGTGCGCTGGCCCATAAGCCCAAGCTGATTATTATGGATGAACCTACGGTCGGTATCGATCCTCAATCCCGCAACTATATTCTGAACTCTGTCCGTAAGCTTAATGAGGATGGATGCACCATTATCTACACGAGTCACTATATGGAGGAAGTAGAGGAGATCTGCTCACGCATCGCTATTGTGGATCATGGGAAGATCATTGCTGAAGGGACCAAGGAGCAGCTTACCGCGACCATTACAGATATGAAGGATATCCGGATTGAAGTGAAGTCACTCGGCGATGTGCCAGCAGACCAGCTCCGGTTGATTCCGGGTGTCCGTACCGTCCGGCTGGATGAGCATGAGCCCGTAATCAGAATTCATAGCGACGCGGCGGTGGACAATTTGAACCGGATATTGAAGGAACTGATTGCGAGCGGGGCAGAGATCCGTTCGGTTGAAGAGCAGGAGCCGAACCTGGAGACCGTGTTCCTGACATTGACTGGGCGCAACCTGCGGGACTAA
- a CDS encoding tetratricopeptide repeat protein yields the protein MDAGFFFERAVSSLDRYHYDKALKYFRKAVEYEPENPVNHCNMAGILSEMGDYEGSNAVLSSILEKVDPAMTECYFYLANNYANMEQFEAAEEALVTYLEQDVSGQFLTEAEEMMELLHYELERPMKLSSIKSREGMVEHESARALLEEGKFTQAVKLLEDILSKNPDFLAARNNLALAYYYLGLFNKAQGTIDEVLEREPGNLHGLCNLAIFYQHQGDEKLLAELTGQLRNIVPFHQEHVFKLATTMGILGEHESAYGHFKRLIKDEELNFDPCLFHYAAVASYNTGRYAEARKYWQQVQKLDPAVEIPRFYLSRLDALHESGAHFQASYHYHLPFEEQFKLWEKQDTGIPSGLKEDPLIRSSFFWALRHGDARTKLQVIQAFGSIGDLEVIEALRAFLMEPDEEKYLKNIALFVLRSLGVKESIPVRDQEGISMADPQVISSGLPVWDDRWQAVIDIAAQNMDTRYNLLQRYDLEILWIEFLSRQYPKTPVITTAAGWAAALEYLTAKMHRRAITYEEVARRYGVSVSTASKYARRVDEVCGIKEKMNVIFPSV from the coding sequence ATGGATGCGGGCTTTTTCTTTGAGAGAGCCGTCTCTTCACTGGACCGCTATCATTACGACAAGGCATTGAAATATTTTCGCAAGGCTGTCGAATATGAACCGGAGAATCCGGTGAATCATTGCAATATGGCGGGTATATTGTCCGAGATGGGGGATTATGAAGGCTCCAACGCCGTGCTTTCCTCCATTCTGGAGAAGGTCGATCCTGCCATGACGGAGTGTTATTTCTATCTAGCGAACAATTACGCCAATATGGAGCAATTCGAAGCGGCTGAAGAAGCGCTTGTCACATATTTAGAGCAGGATGTCAGCGGTCAGTTCCTGACTGAGGCGGAAGAAATGATGGAACTGCTGCATTATGAACTGGAACGGCCGATGAAGCTGAGTTCCATTAAGTCACGGGAAGGCATGGTAGAGCACGAAAGTGCCCGCGCCCTGCTGGAAGAGGGAAAGTTCACCCAGGCTGTGAAGCTGCTGGAGGATATCCTGAGCAAGAATCCTGATTTCCTGGCTGCCCGTAACAATCTGGCTTTGGCCTACTATTACCTCGGTCTATTCAATAAAGCGCAGGGTACGATCGATGAGGTTCTGGAGCGTGAGCCGGGCAATCTGCATGGCCTGTGCAATCTGGCCATCTTCTATCAGCACCAGGGGGATGAGAAGCTTCTGGCTGAGCTGACGGGTCAGCTGCGCAACATTGTGCCTTTTCATCAGGAGCATGTATTCAAGCTTGCAACAACCATGGGTATTCTCGGGGAGCATGAGTCGGCTTACGGGCATTTCAAGCGGCTGATCAAGGATGAGGAGCTGAACTTCGATCCTTGTCTGTTCCATTACGCCGCGGTAGCTTCATATAATACCGGCCGCTATGCAGAGGCCCGGAAATATTGGCAGCAGGTACAGAAGCTGGACCCGGCTGTCGAGATTCCCCGCTTCTATCTGAGCCGGCTTGATGCACTGCATGAGAGCGGAGCACACTTCCAGGCCAGCTATCATTACCATCTTCCTTTTGAAGAGCAGTTCAAGCTGTGGGAGAAGCAGGATACGGGAATACCCTCGGGGCTGAAGGAAGATCCGCTGATCCGCTCATCGTTCTTCTGGGCACTCCGGCATGGGGATGCCAGAACCAAGCTGCAGGTTATCCAGGCATTCGGCAGTATTGGAGACCTGGAGGTCATTGAAGCGCTCCGGGCTTTCCTGATGGAGCCAGATGAAGAGAAATATCTGAAGAATATCGCGCTGTTCGTACTGCGAAGTCTGGGTGTGAAAGAGAGCATTCCAGTCCGTGATCAGGAAGGCATCAGCATGGCTGATCCGCAGGTGATCTCATCCGGACTTCCAGTGTGGGATGACCGCTGGCAGGCTGTCATTGATATAGCGGCACAGAACATGGATACCCGATACAACCTCCTGCAGCGGTATGATCTTGAGATTCTATGGATTGAGTTCCTGAGCCGTCAATATCCGAAGACACCGGTGATCACCACGGCGGCAGGCTGGGCAGCAGCGCTTGAATACCTGACAGCCAAGATGCACCGCCGGGCTATCACCTATGAAGAGGTGGCGCGCCGCTACGGAGTGTCGGTGTCCACAGCGAGTAAGTATGCGCGCCGCGTTGATGAAGTATGCGGCATCAAAGAGAAGATGAATGTCATTTTTCCTTCGGTCTAA
- the hisIE gene encoding bifunctional phosphoribosyl-AMP cyclohydrolase/phosphoribosyl-ATP diphosphatase HisIE: MSQSLEQRLPLAKLQEVIKWDAQGLVPAVVQDADSKDVLMVAYMNSESLQKSIVTGDTWFWSRSREELWHKGATSGNTQRITDLRYDCDGDTLLVLVRRSGPACHTGEDNCFYRSAAGVQSADDAVVSTAASASRFEVLGELEQIIKDRHEERPEGAYTTYLFEKGIDKILKKVGEEAAEAIIAAKNGDNDELRLEVSDLIYHLLVLLRERNLPLDDIMSELDRRHERPRRD, encoded by the coding sequence ATGAGTCAATCTTTAGAACAACGGCTTCCTCTTGCCAAACTGCAAGAAGTGATCAAATGGGATGCCCAAGGGCTCGTGCCTGCTGTAGTGCAGGATGCGGACAGCAAAGATGTGCTTATGGTGGCGTACATGAACAGCGAATCACTCCAGAAGTCGATCGTAACGGGAGATACCTGGTTCTGGAGCCGCTCCCGCGAAGAGCTGTGGCACAAAGGTGCAACTTCAGGCAACACCCAGCGCATTACGGATCTTCGTTATGATTGTGACGGAGATACTCTACTTGTTCTGGTGAGACGCAGCGGACCAGCCTGCCATACGGGAGAGGATAACTGCTTCTATCGTTCGGCAGCCGGTGTGCAGAGCGCAGATGACGCTGTGGTCTCCACTGCTGCCTCCGCCAGCCGCTTCGAGGTGCTTGGTGAATTGGAGCAGATCATCAAGGACCGCCATGAGGAACGTCCAGAAGGCGCATATACTACGTATTTGTTCGAGAAGGGCATTGATAAGATTCTGAAAAAAGTCGGCGAAGAGGCCGCCGAAGCTATCATTGCCGCCAAGAATGGCGATAATGATGAGCTTCGTCTTGAAGTCAGCGATCTAATCTACCATTTACTCGTACTGCTGCGGGAGCGGAACCTTCCGCTGGACGATATTATGAGCGAGCTGGATCGCCGTCACGAGCGTCCACGCCGCGACTAG
- a CDS encoding ribose-phosphate pyrophosphokinase, translating to MHSRLQIFSGSSNPKLAAQICERLGVQLGKIKLSRFKSGEVYVHYEESIRNSDVFIVQSLSHPINELFVELLVMIDAAKRASARTISIIMPYYGYARQERKSAPREPISAKMVADVLTTAGATRVVTIDLHAPAIQGFFNIPVDHLTTLDVMTSYLKSKAIPNPVVVSPDAGRASMAEKLASGLDAPFAMMIKKRPAHNQSVITHVIGDVKGYTPIIIEDLIDTGSTIVNVVEGLKERGAEDAYICASHGLFSDNGMKRLEHPNIREVVVTDSIALPEVHPEGFKVLSVAPMLSQAIQIILDGGSIATLFKDRGI from the coding sequence ATGCACAGCAGGCTGCAAATTTTTAGCGGATCATCCAATCCGAAGCTGGCGGCACAGATTTGTGAGCGGCTTGGCGTACAATTAGGCAAAATCAAGCTCTCCCGGTTCAAAAGTGGCGAGGTCTATGTTCACTATGAGGAGAGCATCCGGAATTCGGATGTCTTCATTGTACAGTCGCTGTCCCATCCGATTAACGAGCTGTTCGTAGAACTGCTGGTTATGATTGATGCAGCCAAACGGGCATCCGCCCGGACGATCAGCATTATTATGCCTTACTACGGATATGCCCGTCAGGAGCGCAAGTCCGCACCCCGGGAACCGATCTCGGCCAAAATGGTAGCAGATGTGCTGACAACCGCAGGTGCCACCCGTGTCGTGACGATTGACCTTCATGCTCCTGCCATACAAGGGTTCTTCAATATCCCGGTGGATCATCTGACTACCCTGGATGTTATGACTTCTTATCTGAAATCCAAAGCGATCCCGAATCCGGTCGTGGTCTCCCCGGATGCCGGACGCGCTTCCATGGCGGAGAAGCTGGCGAGCGGGCTGGATGCTCCTTTTGCCATGATGATCAAGAAGAGACCCGCGCATAATCAGTCGGTCATCACGCATGTCATCGGGGATGTCAAAGGTTATACTCCAATCATCATTGAAGATCTGATCGATACGGGATCAACCATTGTCAATGTGGTGGAGGGACTGAAGGAGCGCGGTGCAGAGGATGCGTACATCTGTGCGAGCCATGGGTTGTTCTCGGATAACGGGATGAAGCGGCTGGAGCATCCAAATATTCGGGAAGTGGTCGTTACGGATTCTATTGCCCTGCCGGAGGTGCATCCTGAGGGATTCAAGGTGCTGTCTGTTGCGCCCATGCTGTCACAAGCCATTCAGATTATACTCGATGGCGGCTCTATTGCCACCTTGTTCAAGGACCGCGGGATATAA
- a CDS encoding ABC transporter permease produces MWRDIVWLLLSTLKRTFRRRVNWLLFFGLPVAGILISTLMYGGSGQNVLRIGIVNEDSGQRIAADTVQMVKGLNHIKVVQVSESGLRSELAAGSLDTGIILGSGYSQSIRGGSPDHITIQSVKGASVTAYVKAMLNQYIDNVSSISRIAGKDSGKFEQLYAAFQSAEFKLTASTVPDTSSTKRMSYQSIGFLIMFMMNSAVGLSEIILLNRENRTYFRILSSPISSRTYVISNILVNLCVMLAQIVVAVFFLTYVFKLSAGIRVESLLVILGLFSLVSVGISLVVIAFSKNSASAGALQNFIVTPTCLLSGCFIPLEIMPNAVRRIADFLPQNWVLESIEKLQTGAALTSVWFNMVLLLAFAVLFFLVASYKFGRNNDTRNFV; encoded by the coding sequence ATGTGGAGAGATATTGTGTGGCTACTGCTTAGCACGTTGAAGAGAACATTCCGAAGACGGGTGAATTGGCTGCTGTTCTTCGGCCTTCCTGTAGCGGGAATTCTGATCTCGACCCTGATGTACGGAGGATCGGGCCAGAATGTGCTTCGCATTGGGATTGTGAATGAAGACAGCGGGCAGCGCATCGCGGCAGATACGGTTCAAATGGTGAAGGGGCTGAACCATATCAAGGTTGTGCAGGTGAGCGAGAGCGGGTTGAGGAGCGAGCTTGCCGCCGGCAGCCTGGATACAGGGATTATTCTGGGCTCGGGTTATTCACAAAGTATACGTGGCGGCAGTCCCGATCATATTACCATCCAGTCGGTAAAAGGAGCTTCTGTAACAGCTTATGTCAAAGCTATGCTCAATCAATATATCGACAATGTATCTTCAATCAGCAGAATAGCGGGCAAGGACTCCGGGAAGTTCGAGCAGCTCTATGCCGCGTTTCAGTCTGCGGAGTTCAAGCTTACAGCCAGCACGGTTCCGGATACCTCAAGCACCAAGCGAATGTCCTATCAATCGATTGGCTTCCTGATCATGTTCATGATGAACTCGGCGGTCGGCTTATCCGAGATCATTCTGCTCAACCGCGAGAATCGGACCTATTTCCGGATCCTGTCTTCTCCAATCAGCTCAAGAACCTATGTGATCTCGAATATTCTGGTCAATCTGTGCGTCATGCTGGCTCAGATTGTCGTAGCTGTATTCTTCCTGACTTATGTGTTCAAGTTAAGTGCCGGTATCCGTGTGGAATCTCTGCTGGTTATCCTGGGATTGTTCTCCCTGGTCTCGGTGGGAATCTCCCTGGTGGTCATAGCCTTCTCCAAGAACAGCGCCTCGGCGGGCGCGCTGCAGAATTTCATTGTAACCCCGACCTGCCTGCTCTCCGGCTGCTTCATTCCGCTTGAGATTATGCCAAATGCGGTTCGCCGGATCGCGGATTTCCTGCCCCAGAACTGGGTGCTTGAATCGATCGAGAAGCTCCAGACGGGTGCGGCACTAACTAGTGTCTGGTTCAATATGGTCCTCCTTCTGGCCTTTGCGGTGCTGTTCTTCCTGGTTGCCAGCTACAAGTTTGGACGGAATAACGATACACGGAACTTTGTATAG
- a CDS encoding histidine kinase, with amino-acid sequence MMEQWTVGNKTIVLFFVIYVAYFGTPTPSLWLILYFLLYLSMNLLLHTVGHRRYKQGIILVILAGIVWCSVHADVHFLLLLPFSIYELASFYIRRNIFVLPVVLLPAIFLRDYVLIGLYMFVAVLSCFNYIRIRYYMNLVNQLEDQAELQRTDRQRLARMLSENQEFLRTSEYTTKLEERNRLSQTIHDGIGHAMTGALIQMEAAKRLIRSDPDKAEELIQNAIGISSEGIEEIRLTLKNIKPPTEQLGFSRLKTAVESFSARSDLHITLVHEGNMGVITPLQWRIIQGNVTEALTNTAKYAQATAVHVEVRVLNRLIKVVVSDNGRGNLKIVKGLGLIGMEERTAAVQGTVIADGTKGFSVTTLLPLEQAGSVT; translated from the coding sequence ATGATGGAGCAGTGGACCGTCGGCAACAAGACGATTGTCCTGTTCTTTGTTATTTATGTGGCGTATTTCGGAACACCAACCCCTTCGCTATGGCTTATTCTGTATTTCTTGCTGTATCTGTCCATGAATCTGCTGCTGCATACAGTTGGGCACAGGCGGTACAAGCAGGGGATTATTCTGGTCATCCTCGCAGGTATTGTCTGGTGCTCGGTGCACGCGGATGTGCATTTCCTGCTTCTGCTTCCTTTCAGCATATATGAACTGGCCTCCTTCTACATACGCCGGAATATCTTCGTGCTTCCCGTAGTCCTGCTCCCGGCCATATTTCTTAGAGATTATGTCCTTATTGGTCTGTATATGTTCGTTGCGGTGCTCAGCTGCTTCAACTACATACGCATCCGTTATTATATGAATCTGGTGAATCAGCTGGAGGATCAGGCTGAGCTGCAGCGGACGGATCGGCAGCGGCTGGCGAGGATGCTGAGTGAGAATCAGGAGTTCCTCCGCACGTCGGAGTATACCACCAAGCTGGAGGAGAGGAACCGGCTCTCGCAGACGATTCACGACGGGATTGGACACGCTATGACCGGTGCGCTCATTCAGATGGAGGCGGCCAAGCGGCTGATCCGCTCTGATCCGGACAAGGCGGAAGAGCTGATCCAGAACGCAATTGGAATATCCTCCGAGGGGATTGAAGAGATCCGGCTCACCCTCAAAAATATAAAGCCGCCCACCGAGCAGCTGGGATTCAGCAGACTCAAGACTGCTGTCGAGAGCTTTAGTGCGCGTTCGGACCTTCATATCACCCTGGTTCATGAGGGGAACATGGGAGTGATAACTCCGCTGCAGTGGCGAATTATACAGGGTAATGTCACAGAGGCGCTCACCAATACAGCCAAGTATGCGCAGGCAACCGCCGTACATGTGGAGGTCCGGGTGCTGAACCGGCTGATTAAAGTGGTCGTCTCGGATAATGGGCGGGGCAACCTGAAGATTGTAAAAGGGCTTGGGCTGATCGGGATGGAAGAGCGGACCGCCGCCGTTCAGGGTACGGTCATTGCCGACGGTACCAAAGGCTTCAGTGTGACCACACTGCTGCCATTGGAACAGGCAGGTTCTGTTACATGA
- a CDS encoding ABC transporter permease: MNNIVSIAVKEIKHDFRDRRTLLFMLAFPIVLMLILGLALTNAFSSNVQLGEMKVLVKNSSHDGPLTEAFSAFTKEMKKSDIHFVPIQEGVNGMDEVRQNRYDGYMELTSSGISLYGNNLSAVEGNVIEGMLKAFTDKFNAVSAVAKVEPAKIQQVFAPGAAADGGYIKETSIDANRQPGSMDYYAVAMSVMIGLWGALSAGRLIRSEIVQGTAQRLIASPVRRSELFAGKVLGSIVQNFLCVLVVVLFSKYAFGAYWGEHLGIALIILLSEVIMSVSLGLGVSYLLNGKATAGVLMMFVQLASFFGGAYFPVSASGSDVTSYLVYLSPIRWANQALTELIYEQGSVFSAAGPAISLNMGLAVLMLALSAVFMRRKEGL, encoded by the coding sequence ATGAATAATATAGTGAGCATAGCGGTTAAGGAAATCAAGCATGATTTCCGGGATAGACGCACTCTGCTGTTCATGCTGGCTTTTCCCATTGTGCTGATGCTGATTCTTGGTCTGGCTCTCACGAATGCTTTCAGCAGTAATGTACAGCTGGGTGAGATGAAGGTGCTCGTTAAGAACAGCAGTCATGATGGGCCCTTGACTGAGGCGTTCAGTGCCTTCACGAAAGAGATGAAGAAGTCGGATATTCATTTCGTGCCTATACAAGAAGGGGTTAACGGAATGGATGAGGTCAGGCAGAATCGGTATGACGGTTATATGGAGCTTACCAGCTCCGGAATTTCGTTGTACGGCAACAATCTGAGTGCTGTAGAGGGCAATGTGATTGAAGGTATGTTGAAGGCTTTCACCGATAAATTCAATGCGGTCTCCGCGGTTGCCAAGGTTGAACCGGCCAAGATCCAGCAGGTGTTCGCTCCTGGCGCAGCCGCTGATGGAGGTTATATCAAAGAGACCTCGATAGATGCGAACCGGCAGCCAGGCTCGATGGATTATTACGCAGTAGCCATGTCGGTCATGATTGGCCTATGGGGGGCGCTGTCAGCCGGAAGGCTGATTCGAAGCGAGATTGTGCAGGGTACGGCTCAGCGTCTTATCGCCTCTCCTGTGCGGCGCAGTGAGCTGTTCGCGGGTAAGGTGCTCGGCAGCATTGTGCAGAACTTTTTGTGCGTGCTGGTTGTCGTATTGTTCAGTAAATACGCTTTCGGGGCGTACTGGGGAGAGCACCTGGGCATTGCACTGATTATTCTGTTATCCGAAGTTATCATGTCTGTCAGTCTTGGACTTGGAGTGAGTTACTTGCTTAATGGAAAAGCGACTGCCGGTGTCCTGATGATGTTCGTGCAGCTGGCTTCTTTCTTCGGGGGTGCCTACTTCCCTGTCAGTGCTTCCGGCAGCGATGTGACAAGTTACCTTGTCTATCTGTCTCCCATCCGCTGGGCTAATCAGGCTCTGACAGAGCTGATCTATGAGCAGGGTTCGGTCTTCTCGGCCGCAGGGCCTGCCATCAGTCTTAATATGGGTCTGGCTGTGTTGATGCTGGCCCTGTCAGCGGTATTTATGCGGCGTAAGGAGGGATTGTAA
- a CDS encoding response regulator transcription factor has product MKIKVLIADDNSFIREGMRIILTTFGDFEVVATVGDGQEAVDYCKAHEVDIALLDVRMPNMNGVEATRRLTEETKTRPLILTTFDDDEYILDAIRYGAKGYLLKNNDPERIRDAIKSVHSGNNVLQDVVLDKLKSSMDLLRPEKERQAAGGPQTEARAAGSAQTGSRVSGDLQAEAAAEAHQTGEAPLSGRGSAPALASPSRVNESGSHAGGALPFDRSPFTDRELDVMSKVAQGLSNKEISKELFISEGTTANYITSILNKTALEHRTQIAIYYLTGRVR; this is encoded by the coding sequence GTGAAGATCAAGGTACTGATTGCGGACGATAACTCGTTCATCCGGGAAGGCATGCGGATTATTCTGACTACGTTCGGGGACTTTGAAGTGGTTGCCACAGTGGGGGATGGCCAAGAGGCTGTAGACTACTGCAAAGCTCATGAGGTGGATATTGCGCTGCTGGATGTGCGAATGCCCAACATGAATGGAGTCGAGGCTACACGCCGGCTGACAGAAGAGACGAAGACGCGTCCTTTGATCCTGACTACATTTGATGATGATGAATACATACTGGATGCCATTCGCTATGGGGCGAAGGGTTATCTGCTCAAGAATAATGATCCCGAGCGGATTCGGGACGCGATCAAGAGTGTGCACAGCGGTAATAATGTGCTGCAGGATGTGGTGCTCGACAAGCTGAAGTCGTCGATGGACCTGCTGCGGCCAGAGAAAGAGAGACAGGCCGCCGGGGGACCCCAGACGGAAGCGCGGGCTGCCGGGAGTGCCCAGACGGGATCACGGGTCTCTGGAGACCTTCAGGCGGAAGCCGCTGCCGAGGCTCATCAGACGGGAGAGGCGCCCTTGAGCGGGAGGGGTTCTGCGCCGGCACTAGCATCGCCATCGCGCGTGAATGAATCAGGATCGCACGCGGGTGGGGCGCTGCCGTTCGACCGGAGTCCTTTTACCGATAGAGAGCTGGATGTGATGTCCAAGGTAGCTCAAGGCTTATCGAATAAGGAGATATCCAAGGAGCTGTTCATCTCCGAGGGGACAACGGCGAATTATATTACTTCAATTCTGAACAAGACTGCGCTGGAGCACAGAACCCAGATTGCCATCTATTACTTGACGGGCAGGGTCCGCTAG